The region CCAGCATCAGCAGATCGCCCGGCAGCGTCGATGACGACAACAGAGCGGCGCCGCCGCGGCCGCCGCTGATAATCAGCGACACCCCGCCCAGAGCCACCGCGATCCCCGCCGCCCCGGCCGGCGACACCCGCTCCCAGCCGAGGGCCGCGCCGAACACCGCCGTCCACACCGGAATCGTCGCCACGATCAGCGCCGCATTCACCGTCGTCGTAAACGTCAGCGCGGTATACTGGATATAAAAATACGACGTTACCGTCAGGAACCCGAGCACAACGAACCGCCACACATCGGCGAAAGCGATCGTCGATTTTTCCCGCCGGAAAAACAGGATAACGGCGAAAATCGTGGCGGCGACAAAAAACCGCAGCACCACAAGATTCAGCGGCGCCAGTTCGGCCATTCCGGTCTTGGCGACCGCGAACGAGGCCCCCCACAGGAAAGCCACGCTCAACAAACCGGCGTACATCATTCGAGGCTTGGCATCGGTCATTATTACCCTATCCTCCAGTGACTAGCTAAGTTGCTTCATGCTATACTAAACATAGTGAAAAAAACGAAAGAAGGTAAGAAAATGAGCGAACTCGGCATAGGAACGCCGGCGCCGGACTTCACCCTTCCGGCCACCGGCGGGGCGGCGGTGAGCCTCAGCGCCCACCGCGGCCAGAAAATCATCCTCTTCTTCTACCCCAAAGACAACACCGCCGCCTGAACTGACGAAGCTCGCGAGTTTCGCGACATACACCCCGAAATCGTCGCCGCCGGGGCAGTCATCTTCGGCGTCAGCCGCGACAGCCTCGCTTCCCACGAAAAATTCAGCGCCAAAGTCGGCCTGCCCTATCCGCTCCTAAGCGACGCCGACAGCGCCGTCTGCCGGCTATACGGCGTCCTCAAGGAAAAAACCATGTACGGCAAAAAAGTCCTCGGCCTCGAACGCTCCACCTTCGTCATCGACGAAAGCGGCCGCCTAGCCCATATCTTCCGCGGC is a window of Selenomonadales bacterium 4137-cl DNA encoding:
- a CDS encoding DMT family transporter — protein: MTDAKPRMMYAGLLSVAFLWGASFAVAKTGMAELAPLNLVVLRFFVAATIFAVILFFRREKSTIAFADVWRFVVLGFLTVTSYFYIQYTALTFTTTVNAALIVATIPVWTAVFGAALGWERVSPAGAAGIAVALGGVSLIISGGRGGAALLSSSTLPGDLLMLVNALTWAGITLYGREIMQKYPPFLTMAWIHIFGTLLLAPFAFVATPLAPVPLAGQLAGITWPTAASALFLAVLCSVYAYYMWYLGVERLGAVRTASFSYFNPLFAAIVGVLFMGETLTAYVAAGGAIVLAGVYMTNKAARRSAPPAGSAPCRGR
- a CDS encoding peroxiredoxin; amino-acid sequence: MSELGIGTPAPDFTLPATGGAAVSLSAHRGQKIILFFYPKDNTAAUTDEAREFRDIHPEIVAAGAVIFGVSRDSLASHEKFSAKVGLPYPLLSDADSAVCRLYGVLKEKTMYGKKVLGLERSTFVIDESGRLAHIFRGVKVAGHARAVVDALKA